The following proteins are encoded in a genomic region of ANME-2 cluster archaeon:
- a CDS encoding DUF1828 domain-containing protein, giving the protein MDLKSLEKELRKKVCNEIELFPKGKDRFVISAPFTFEDGDFLNVVLKKNGAGWYFTDEGHTFMHLSYDDLDFERGKRKEIINSVLKAHYLENDSGELKCTVEDNYFGDAFYTFIQGLIKVTDIVAKI; this is encoded by the coding sequence ATGGATCTTAAATCACTTGAAAAGGAATTAAGGAAAAAGGTTTGTAACGAAATTGAATTATTCCCTAAAGGTAAAGATAGGTTCGTAATTTCAGCTCCATTTACATTTGAAGATGGGGATTTCCTGAATGTGGTCCTTAAAAAGAATGGGGCTGGGTGGTATTTCACTGATGAGGGGCACACTTTCATGCATCTATCTTATGATGATCTAGACTTTGAGAGAGGCAAAAGGAAAGAAATCATTAATTCGGTCCTTAAGGCACACTATCTTGAAAACGATAGTGGAGAATTGAAATGTACTGTTGAAGATAATTATTTTGGAGATGCATTTTATACTTTTATCCAGGGACTTATCAAGGTAACAGATATTGTAGCTAAAATTTGA